One Solanum lycopersicum chromosome 2, SLM_r2.1 genomic region harbors:
- the LOC101247391 gene encoding O-fucosyltransferase 8 isoform X2 — protein sequence MGKQGSPRGGRVENQDLDISFGVKENEFPSLDMQYRGDPPIGRRLSGGDYNWDKVVLTKGMKNDSAKFAPCKGVFVGKRQMWRLHRHIRSIVFTLLLMGFLYLLDSLLFSIFDPAMLQNNFSLQGSSKAEVEMVPRAAKEGPVKLYERLLNMAASSLAEREFKQESSKFWEEPYPQASSWKPCADKTSPHGKPRNITGYILISANGGLNQQRVAVCNAVAVASLLNATLVIPKFLYSNVWRDPSQFGDIYQEDYFMDMLKDEVNIIKELPPNLKLLDVEAAGSLITDAELSKEATPDEYIKKILPLLLRNRVVHFLGYGNRLGFDPLSSELQKLRCKCNFHALKFVPEIQQIGSLLVRRIRRYDFARSTLDKQLLGNLIPHVPLRHYHAAEGPSKYLALHLRFEIDMVAYSMCEFGGGETEKSELQTYREVHFPLLLERLKKSKPLSPQELRKMGKCPLTPEEAGLVLAGLGFKHGTYIYLAGSDIYGGQSRMQALTTLYPNLVTKEDLLTPSELAPFRNFSSQLAALDFIACATSDVFAMTDSGSQLSSLVSGFRTYYGGGHAPTLRPSKKRLSAILSRNKTIGWHSFEGKIRKMIDEGQRVQVRGLGRSIYRHPRCKECMCRH from the exons ATGGGGAAACAAGGGTCTCCTAGAGGCGGTCGAGTGGAGAATCAGGATTTAGATATATcatttggggtaaaagaaaatgaatttccAAGTTTAGATATGCAATACAGAGGTGATCCTCCTATAGGAAGAAGGTTATCAGGGGGAGATTATAATTGGGACAAAGTTGTTTTGACCAAAGGGATGAAAAATGACTCTGCGAAATTCGCTCCTTGTAAAGGAGTTTTTGTTGGAAAGAGGCAAATGTGGAGGCTACATAGACATATTAGGTCTATTGTTTTCACATTGTTGTTAATGGGCTTTCTATACCTTTTGGATTCTCTTCTGTTCTCGATTTTTGACCCTGCGATGCTACAGAACAATTTTTCTTTACAAGGCTCGAGTAAGGCCGAG GTGGAAATGGTACCGAGGGCAGCAAAAGAAGGTCCGGTGAAGCTGTATGAAAGGCTACTAAATATGGCTGCTTCTTCTCTTGCAGAG AGGGAGTTCAAGCAAGAGTCATCAAAGTTCTGGGAGGAGCCATATCCTCAGGCATCATCATGGAAACCTTGTGCAGATAAAACTAGTCCACATG GGAAACCTAGAAACATCACTGGTTATATATTGATTAGTGCAAATGGAGGACTAAATCAACAAAGAGTTGCT GTCTGCAATGCCGTTGCTGTAGCGTCTCTCCTAAATGCCACTTTGGTCATTCCCAAGTTTCTTTATAGCAATGTCTGGAGGGATCCTAG CCAGTTTGGGGATATATATCAAGAGGACTATTTCATGGATATGTTGAAGGATGAAGTTAATATTATAAAGGAGCTCCCTCCTAATTTGAAACTACTAGATGTGGAAGCAGCTGGAAGTctt ATAACTGATGCTGAACTTTCAAAAGAAGCTACGCCTGATGAATACATCAAGAAAATACTACCCCTCCTCTTACGCAATCGAGTTGTTCACTTTCTAGGATATGGAAACAGACTCGGCTTTGACCCGTTGTCTTCTGAACTTCAG AAATTAAGGTGCAAGTGCAACTTCCATGCCTTGAAATTTGTGCCAGAGATCCAACAAATAGGTTCTTTACTGGTTAGGCGGATTCGGAGGTATGATTTTGCTAGGAGCACATTGGATAAGCAACTTCTTGGAAACTTAATCCCTCATGTTCCCTTGAGACACTATCATGCAGCAGAAGGCCCTTCCAAGTACCTTGCTTTGCATTTAAGGTTTGAGATTGATATGGTGGCCTACTCTATGTGTGAGTTTGGTGGCGGAGAAACTGAGAAAAGTGAACTACAAACTTATCGAGAAGTCCACTTCCCTTTACTTCTTGAGCGTCTGAAGAAATCAAA GCCTCTTTCTCCACAGGAGCTAAGGAAGATGGGTAAATGTCCATTGACACCAGAAGAAGCAGGACTAGTTCTCGCTGGCCTCGGTTTCAAACATGGAACATACATCTATCTTGCTGGTTCTGACATATATGGAGGTCAATCAAGGATGCAAGCTTTAACTACCCTCTATCCGAACCTAGTGACCAAGGAAGATCTTCTCACACCAAGTGAACTAGCTCCATTTAGAAACTTTTCTTCTCAA CTTGCAGCATTAGATTTCATCGCGTGTGCAACATCTGATGTATTTGCCATGACAGACTCAGGAAGTCAGCTATCATCCCTGGTGTCGGGGTTCAGAACATATTATGGTGGTGGTCATGCTCCCACATTGAGGCCTAGTAAGAAGAGGCTTTCTGCAATTTTGTCAAGAAATAAGACCATAGGATGGCACAGTTTCGAAGGGAAGATAAGAAAGATGATTGATGAAGGTCAGAGAGTGCAGGTAAGAGGTTTGGGTCGTAGCATTTATCGACACCCCAGATGTAAAGAGTGCATGTGCAGGCATTAG
- the LOC101244150 gene encoding nucleobase-ascorbate transporter 2, with protein sequence MAAPPKPEEISHPPMDQLQGLEYCIDSNPAWGEAIALGFQHYILALGTAVMIPSFLVPLMGGDDGDKVRVVQTLLFVEGINTLLQTLFGTRLPTVIGGSWAFVVPIISIIHDSSLTRIANPHDRFLSTMRAIQGALIVASSVQIILGYSQLWAICSRFFSPVGMVPVIALAGFGLFDRGFPEAGQCVEIGVPMFILFVIFSQYLKNFQFRQWPVMERFALIITITVIWAYAHLLTASGAYRHRPDATQNHCRTDKAGLISAAPWIKIPYPLQWGAPTFDAGHAFGMMAAVLVSLIESTGAYKAASRLASATPPPAHVLSRGIGWQGIGILFSGLFGTATGCTVSIENVGLLGSTRVGSRRVIQISAGFMIFFSILGKFGALFASIPFPIFAAVYCVLFGLVASVGLSFLQFTNMNSMRNLFIAGVSLFLGLSIPEYFREYTTAAFHGPSHTKAGWFNDFLNTIFSSSPTVAMMVAVFLDNTLDYKDSAKDRGMPWWVKFRTFKGDSRNEEFYTLPFNLNRFFPPS encoded by the exons aTGGCAGCTCCTCCTAAACCTGAAGAAATTAGTCATCCTCCAATGGACCAGCTTCAGGGTTTGGAGTACTGTATAGACTCAAATCCTGCTTGGG GGGAAGCTATTGCTTTGGGCTTTCAGCATTACATCTTGGCATTGGGAACTGCTGTTATGATTCCTTCATTTCTTGTTCCTTTGATGGGTGGAGATGAT GGTGACAAAGTGAGGGTGGTGCAGACCCTGCTTTTTGTTGAAGGAATCAATACACTCCTTCAGACTTTATTTGGTACCCGTTTACCTACCGTAATTGGAGGGTCATGGGCTTTTGTGGTACCAATAATTTCCATAATCCATGATTCGTCATTGACAAGGATTGCTAATCCTCATGAT AGATTCCTTAGTACAATGAGAGCAATTCAGGGAGCATTGATAGTAGCATCAAGTGTTCAGATAATTTTGGGCTATAGTCAACTCTGGGCTATTTGTTCCAG ATTTTTTAGCCCAGTGGGAATGGTTCCGGTAATTGCTCTGGCAGGATTTGGTCTTTTCGACAGGGGTTTCCCAGAG GCTGGACAGTGTGTGGAAATTGGTGTACCaatgttcattttatttgtgaTCTTTTCTCAG TATTTAAAAAACTTCCAGTTTAGGCAGTGGCCGGTGATGGAACGATTTGCTCTAATCATCACAATCACAGTTATTTGGGCTTATGCACACCTCCTGACCGCCAGTGGTGCTTACAGACATCGCCCAGACGCCACCCAAAACCACTGTCGCACCGATAAAGCAGGCCTCATTTCCGCTGCACCATG GATAAAAATCCCATATCCACTTCAGTGGGGTGCTCCTACTTTTGATGCTGGTCATGCTTTTGGAATGATGGCTGCTGTACTTGTCTCCTTGATTGAG TCAACTGGAGCATATAAAGCAGCATCTCGTTTAGCAAGTGCCACACCACCCCCAGCTCATGTTCTGAGTCGTGGTATCGGCTGGCAG gGTATTGGTATCCTGTTTAGTGGACTTTTTGGGACTGCTACTGGGTGTACAGTTTCTAT TGAGAATGTGGGACTTCTTGGAAGCACTCGTGTGGGTAGCCGCAGAGTTATCCAAATTTCTGCTGGCTTTATGATcttcttctctattttag GCAAATTTGGAGCATTATTTGCATCAATTCCTTTCCCAATATTCGCTGCTGTATATTGTGTCTTGTTCGGTCTTGTCG CTTCTGTGGGGTTGTCATTTCTGCAGTTCACAAACATGAACTCAATGAGAAACCTCTTCATTGCTGgtgtttctctcttcctcggGTTGTCTATTCCCGAGTACTTCAGGGAATACACCACTGCTGCTTTTCATGGTCCTTCTCACACTAAGGCTGGATGG TTCAATGATTTTCTCAACACCATCTTTTCGTCTTCCCCAACTGTGGCTATGATGGTTGCTGTGTTTCTCGACAACACACTGGACTACAAGGACAGTGCCAAAGATAGGGGAATGCCATGGTGGGTGAAGTTCAGGACATTTAAGGGTGATAGTAGAAATGAAGAGTTTTACACCCTCCCTTTCAATCTCAACCGCTTCTTTCCTCCTTCATGA
- the LOC101245911 gene encoding uncharacterized protein, with the protein MASQKKESEGIALLSIYGDDEDEDMEEVEEEQREEDAQEHRPESHNLGFTMGTEFQDDSKKVFGSDSGRSSTPSPLIQQLQQQQSVENFTPSKVSNFGVGSTTTTPLASVSSPNPQPMEMNLNVNVSRRARLTIVDYAHDEVTMSPEPEEGEVMASGRVMYGAELQTASVEFMEKASPALQVRTPSAQTPPQSAEPTEQLDDTMDFAVNEGHGVAEESVMVPAEEQKELDLLEKFLPPPPKEKCSDELQEKIMKFLALKKTTGRSFNAEVRNRKEYRNPDFLLHSVTYQDIDQIGSCFSKDVFDPHGYDKSDFYDEIEADSKREMERREQERRRSPKVDFISGGTQPAPMVPTPKINLSIPGMAPVAAGALPPTVDVVTRDGRQNKKSKWDKVDGDRRDPVSAVGAHAALLSAANAGAGYTAFAQQRRREAEEKRPSDKKLDRRS; encoded by the exons ATGGCATCGCAGAAGAAGGAATCGGAGGGAATCGCTCTACTGTCTATCTATGGCGACGACGAAGATGAAGACATggaagaagttgaagaagaacaAAGGGAAGAAGATGCACAAGAACACAGACCTGAATCACATAACTTAGGCTTTACAATGGGCACAGAGTTCCAAGATGATAGCAAAAAAGTTTTCGGGTCTGATTCAGGTCGGAGTTCGACTCCTTCACCTCTAATTCAACAACTTCAGCAACAACAGTCTGTTGAAAATTTCACACCTAGCAAGGTTTCGAATTTTGGTGTTGGTTCTACCACTACGACGCCATTAGCGTCCGTTTCTTCCCCAAATCCTCAGCCAATGGAGATGAATTTGAATGTGAATGTGAGTAGACGAGCAAGGCTAACTATTGTTGATTATGCTCATGATGAAGTTACCATGTCACCGGAGCCTGAG GAAGGAGAAGTAATGGCTAGTGGAAGAGTCATGTATGGAGCGGAACTTCAAACTGCTAGTG ttGAATTTATGGAAAAGGCTTCACCAGCTCTTCAGGTTAGAACACCTAGTGCTCAAACCCCTCCTCAGTCAGCTGAGCCAACTGAACAATTGGATGATACTATGGACTTTGCTGTTAATGAAGGACATGGAGTTGCTGAAGAATCTGTTATGGTTCCTGCAGAAGAACAAAAAGAGTTAGATCTGTTGGAGAAATTTCTTCCTCCTCCACCAAAGGAGAAGTGCTCAGATGAATTGCAA GAGAAGATCATGAAATTCCTTGCTCTGAAGAAGACTACTGGCAGAAGCTTTAATGCAGAAGTACGCAACAGAAAGGAGTATCGGAATCCAGACTTCTTGCTGCATTCAGTGACTTATCAAGATATTGACCAGATAGGATCTTGCTTCAGCAAAGACGTATTCGATCCGCATGGATATGACAAAAGCGACTTCTATGATGAAATAG AGGCTGACTCAAAGCGTGAAATGGAGAGAAGGGAGCAAGAACGGAGGAGGAGTCCAAAAGTTGACTTCATATCGGGAGGAACACAGCCTGCACCGATGGTTCCTACACCAAAAATCAATCTGTCGATTCCAG GGATGGCTCCTGTTGCTGCTGGTGCATTACCGCCCACTGTAGATGTTGTAACTCGGGATGGTAGACAGAACAAAAAGTCGAAATGGGACAAG GTGGATGGTGATCGGAGAGACCCTGTTTCTGCTGTTGGTGCACATGCAGCACTTCTATCAGCTGCTAATGCTGGTGCTGGTTACACTGCATTTGC GCAACAAAGACGTCGGGAGGCAGAAGAGAAGCGACCTAGTGACAAGAAGTTGGATAGAAGATCTTGA
- the LOC101247391 gene encoding O-fucosyltransferase 8 isoform X1, translated as MGKQGSPRGGRVENQDLDISFGVKENEFPSLDMQYRGDPPIGRRLSGGDYNWDKVVLTKGMKNDSAKFAPCKGVFVGKRQMWRLHRHIRSIVFTLLLMGFLYLLDSLLFSIFDPAMLQNNFSLQGSSKAEVEMVPRAAKEGPVKLYERLLNMAASSLAEREFKQESSKFWEEPYPQASSWKPCADKTSPHVVRTGKPRNITGYILISANGGLNQQRVAVCNAVAVASLLNATLVIPKFLYSNVWRDPSQFGDIYQEDYFMDMLKDEVNIIKELPPNLKLLDVEAAGSLITDAELSKEATPDEYIKKILPLLLRNRVVHFLGYGNRLGFDPLSSELQKLRCKCNFHALKFVPEIQQIGSLLVRRIRRYDFARSTLDKQLLGNLIPHVPLRHYHAAEGPSKYLALHLRFEIDMVAYSMCEFGGGETEKSELQTYREVHFPLLLERLKKSKPLSPQELRKMGKCPLTPEEAGLVLAGLGFKHGTYIYLAGSDIYGGQSRMQALTTLYPNLVTKEDLLTPSELAPFRNFSSQLAALDFIACATSDVFAMTDSGSQLSSLVSGFRTYYGGGHAPTLRPSKKRLSAILSRNKTIGWHSFEGKIRKMIDEGQRVQVRGLGRSIYRHPRCKECMCRH; from the exons ATGGGGAAACAAGGGTCTCCTAGAGGCGGTCGAGTGGAGAATCAGGATTTAGATATATcatttggggtaaaagaaaatgaatttccAAGTTTAGATATGCAATACAGAGGTGATCCTCCTATAGGAAGAAGGTTATCAGGGGGAGATTATAATTGGGACAAAGTTGTTTTGACCAAAGGGATGAAAAATGACTCTGCGAAATTCGCTCCTTGTAAAGGAGTTTTTGTTGGAAAGAGGCAAATGTGGAGGCTACATAGACATATTAGGTCTATTGTTTTCACATTGTTGTTAATGGGCTTTCTATACCTTTTGGATTCTCTTCTGTTCTCGATTTTTGACCCTGCGATGCTACAGAACAATTTTTCTTTACAAGGCTCGAGTAAGGCCGAG GTGGAAATGGTACCGAGGGCAGCAAAAGAAGGTCCGGTGAAGCTGTATGAAAGGCTACTAAATATGGCTGCTTCTTCTCTTGCAGAG AGGGAGTTCAAGCAAGAGTCATCAAAGTTCTGGGAGGAGCCATATCCTCAGGCATCATCATGGAAACCTTGTGCAGATAAAACTAGTCCACATG TTGTCAGGACAGGGAAACCTAGAAACATCACTGGTTATATATTGATTAGTGCAAATGGAGGACTAAATCAACAAAGAGTTGCT GTCTGCAATGCCGTTGCTGTAGCGTCTCTCCTAAATGCCACTTTGGTCATTCCCAAGTTTCTTTATAGCAATGTCTGGAGGGATCCTAG CCAGTTTGGGGATATATATCAAGAGGACTATTTCATGGATATGTTGAAGGATGAAGTTAATATTATAAAGGAGCTCCCTCCTAATTTGAAACTACTAGATGTGGAAGCAGCTGGAAGTctt ATAACTGATGCTGAACTTTCAAAAGAAGCTACGCCTGATGAATACATCAAGAAAATACTACCCCTCCTCTTACGCAATCGAGTTGTTCACTTTCTAGGATATGGAAACAGACTCGGCTTTGACCCGTTGTCTTCTGAACTTCAG AAATTAAGGTGCAAGTGCAACTTCCATGCCTTGAAATTTGTGCCAGAGATCCAACAAATAGGTTCTTTACTGGTTAGGCGGATTCGGAGGTATGATTTTGCTAGGAGCACATTGGATAAGCAACTTCTTGGAAACTTAATCCCTCATGTTCCCTTGAGACACTATCATGCAGCAGAAGGCCCTTCCAAGTACCTTGCTTTGCATTTAAGGTTTGAGATTGATATGGTGGCCTACTCTATGTGTGAGTTTGGTGGCGGAGAAACTGAGAAAAGTGAACTACAAACTTATCGAGAAGTCCACTTCCCTTTACTTCTTGAGCGTCTGAAGAAATCAAA GCCTCTTTCTCCACAGGAGCTAAGGAAGATGGGTAAATGTCCATTGACACCAGAAGAAGCAGGACTAGTTCTCGCTGGCCTCGGTTTCAAACATGGAACATACATCTATCTTGCTGGTTCTGACATATATGGAGGTCAATCAAGGATGCAAGCTTTAACTACCCTCTATCCGAACCTAGTGACCAAGGAAGATCTTCTCACACCAAGTGAACTAGCTCCATTTAGAAACTTTTCTTCTCAA CTTGCAGCATTAGATTTCATCGCGTGTGCAACATCTGATGTATTTGCCATGACAGACTCAGGAAGTCAGCTATCATCCCTGGTGTCGGGGTTCAGAACATATTATGGTGGTGGTCATGCTCCCACATTGAGGCCTAGTAAGAAGAGGCTTTCTGCAATTTTGTCAAGAAATAAGACCATAGGATGGCACAGTTTCGAAGGGAAGATAAGAAAGATGATTGATGAAGGTCAGAGAGTGCAGGTAAGAGGTTTGGGTCGTAGCATTTATCGACACCCCAGATGTAAAGAGTGCATGTGCAGGCATTAG